From Pelomonas sp. SE-A7, a single genomic window includes:
- a CDS encoding TlpA disulfide reductase family protein, producing MKLPRLLAPLLIVVALVIAGALAYRSLVQKQRAPQVDYVLVDGSRLNSAQWGGKVMLVNFWATSCTTCVHEMPQIIATHQKFKGRGFDTVAVAMSYDPPAYVASFAESRQLPFSVAIDSTGVVAQSFGKVQLTPTTFLVNKRGEIVKKYVGEPDFNALHALVEQLLAES from the coding sequence ATGAAGCTGCCGCGCCTGCTCGCCCCCCTGCTGATCGTCGTCGCCTTGGTGATTGCCGGCGCGCTGGCCTATCGCAGCCTGGTGCAAAAGCAGCGCGCCCCCCAGGTGGACTATGTGCTGGTGGATGGCAGCAGGCTCAACTCGGCCCAGTGGGGCGGCAAGGTCATGCTGGTGAACTTCTGGGCCACCAGCTGCACGACCTGCGTGCATGAGATGCCGCAGATCATCGCCACCCACCAGAAGTTCAAGGGCCGCGGCTTCGACACCGTGGCCGTGGCCATGAGCTACGACCCGCCGGCCTATGTGGCCAGCTTTGCCGAGAGCCGCCAGCTGCCCTTCAGCGTGGCCATAGACAGCACCGGCGTCGTGGCCCAGTCCTTCGGCAAGGTGCAGCTGACGCCGACCACCTTCCTGGTCAACAAGCGCGGCGAGATCGTCAAGAAGTACGTGGGCGAACCCGACTTCAACGCGCTGCACGCCCTGGTCGAACAGCTGCTGGCCGAATCCTGA
- a CDS encoding MdtA/MuxA family multidrug efflux RND transporter periplasmic adaptor subunit, with the protein MPQAQPRSVRPLPHALSGRALYWGLAVLALAAGGAGWWWKSSQAGAAGGPGVAASAASGAASGQQGPGGPGGRRFGGGNREQPVSVAPVRRQDVRVMVSAVGTLTASNTTTVRTQVGGQLQALLYKEGQQVKAGQQLAQIDPRSFQATLGQVEGTLARDKASLDNARIDLARYRDLLSKDAIAKQQVDTQEALVRQLEGTLKADQAAVDNAKLQLSYTKVIAPIPGRAGLKLADVGNIVSPGDSAGIVSITQTQPIALVFAVPSANLPQISSRLRANEPMQVDALDRNGGKFLATGKVATADNAIDLTTDTIKLKALFANKDEMLYPNQAVSVRLQLDTVKDALVVPPAAVLRGTQGFYVYVVAADSTVGVRVVKPGVVDGDAMVVEGNLEPGEKVVIDGVDRLRDGAKVVVIAADPRQRVGATGGGGRRGGRGGPGGASAPASGAAPAAAPAPERAASRGGKPQGAASAPAPAPAAAQAGAEERPRWLDRLPPEMQEKFMKMSPEERKAFIEKRRAERAAREGGGN; encoded by the coding sequence ATGCCTCAAGCCCAGCCCCGCTCCGTTCGCCCCCTTCCCCACGCCCTGTCCGGCCGTGCCCTCTATTGGGGCCTGGCCGTGCTGGCCCTGGCAGCCGGTGGTGCCGGCTGGTGGTGGAAGTCGTCGCAGGCCGGCGCTGCCGGCGGTCCGGGGGTGGCGGCCAGTGCGGCCTCGGGTGCAGCCAGCGGACAGCAGGGCCCGGGTGGCCCCGGCGGACGGCGCTTCGGCGGCGGCAACCGCGAGCAGCCGGTCTCGGTGGCGCCGGTGCGCCGCCAGGACGTGCGCGTGATGGTCTCGGCCGTCGGCACGCTGACGGCTTCGAACACGACCACGGTGCGCACCCAGGTCGGCGGCCAGCTCCAGGCCCTGCTCTACAAGGAAGGCCAGCAGGTCAAGGCCGGCCAGCAACTGGCCCAGATCGACCCGCGCAGCTTCCAGGCCACGCTGGGCCAGGTCGAAGGCACGCTGGCCCGCGACAAGGCCTCGCTGGACAACGCCCGCATCGACCTCGCCCGGTATCGCGATCTGCTGTCCAAGGACGCCATCGCCAAGCAGCAGGTCGATACCCAGGAAGCCCTGGTGCGACAGCTCGAGGGCACGCTCAAGGCCGACCAGGCCGCGGTGGACAACGCCAAGCTGCAGCTCTCGTACACCAAGGTCATCGCGCCCATCCCCGGCCGTGCCGGCTTGAAGCTGGCCGACGTAGGCAACATCGTTTCGCCGGGCGACAGCGCCGGCATCGTCTCCATCACCCAGACCCAGCCGATTGCCCTGGTGTTCGCCGTGCCCTCGGCCAATCTGCCGCAGATCAGCAGCCGGCTGCGTGCCAACGAGCCCATGCAGGTCGACGCACTGGACCGCAACGGCGGCAAGTTCCTGGCCACCGGCAAGGTCGCCACGGCCGACAACGCCATCGACCTGACGACCGACACCATCAAGCTCAAGGCCTTGTTCGCCAACAAGGACGAGATGCTCTATCCCAACCAGGCGGTCAGCGTGCGCCTGCAGCTGGACACGGTGAAGGACGCACTGGTCGTGCCGCCAGCCGCCGTGCTGCGCGGCACCCAGGGCTTCTATGTCTACGTGGTCGCGGCCGACAGCACGGTGGGCGTGCGCGTGGTCAAGCCGGGCGTCGTCGATGGCGATGCCATGGTGGTCGAAGGCAATCTGGAACCGGGCGAGAAGGTGGTGATCGACGGCGTGGACCGTCTGCGTGACGGCGCCAAGGTCGTGGTGATCGCGGCCGACCCGCGCCAGCGCGTCGGTGCCACCGGCGGGGGCGGACGTCGTGGCGGACGAGGTGGCCCCGGCGGCGCCAGCGCGCCGGCCTCGGGTGCGGCGCCTGCCGCAGCCCCGGCTCCCGAGCGCGCCGCCAGCCGTGGTGGCAAGCCGCAAGGCGCCGCTTCGGCCCCGGCCCCGGCCCCGGCCGCGGCCCAGGCCGGCGCCGAGGAACGCCCGCGCTGGCTCGACCGCCTGCCGCCCGAGATGCAGGAGAAGTTCATGAAGATGAGCCCCGAGGAGCGCAAGGCATTCATCGAGAAGCGCCGCGCCGAACGGGCGGCCCGTGAAGGCGGCGGCAACTGA
- a CDS encoding efflux RND transporter permease subunit: MNPSRPFIERPVATSLLMLAILLAGLLAYRLLPLSALPEVDYPTIQVTTLYPGASPDVISTTVTAPLERQFGQMPGLNQMTSTSSGGASVITLRFSLGLQLDVAEQEVQAAINAGSNLLPNDLPMPPVYSKVNPADAPVLTLAVTSPSLPVIKVHDLVENRLAPKLSQVDGVGLVSIAGGRRPAVRIQANPGTLAGLGLSLDDVRSAIAASNVNQAKGSFDGSQRASTIDANDQLKSAAEYQNLIIAWRNGNPLRLRDVAKIVDDAENLRLAAWADTTPGVILNVQRQPGANVIQTVDRVRALLPKLQATLPASIDVQVIADRTTTIRASVEDTQIELLLAIALVVAVIFVFLRSGSATLIPSVAVPLSLVGTFGVMYLAGFSINNLTLMALTISTGFVVDDAIVMIENIARNLEEMERDVSAQADLAPGQVKGADAPGRRQNIVMQAALKGSQQIGFTIISLTVSLIAVLIPLLFMGDVVGRLFHEFAITMAVSILISAFVSLTLTPMMSARLLRPEREHKHSRFGAWFGQAFEDLIAAYGRALNWVLDRPVATLLTFVATVALTGILYMAVPKGFFPVQDTGLVQVITEATQDSSFEAMSLRQQKLAEVILQDPDVDHLASFIGVDGQNATLNTGRMQLTLKPHAERKASATEIIQRLSQATSRIPGITAYMQPVQDLTIEDRVSKTQYQFLLSSPDMGDLNRATTQMVERLKQLPQLADVATDLQDQGLQAFVEIDRESAGRLGVSVAAIDTALYNAFGQRLISTIYTQSSQYRVVLEAAPEFRRGPRALEGLYVAGSTSSPTGGTVSAQVPISSVARVVERPAALAINHVAQFPSATVSFNLAPGAALGDAVDAIKAEQAKLELPLSVETSFQGAAEAFRSSLSSTLMLILAAVVTMYIVLGVLYESYIHPVTILSTLPSAGVGALLALLAARLDLGIVGIIGIVLLIGIVKKNAIMMIDFALEAERDGGMAPREAIHKACLLRFRPILMTTLAALLGALPLMLGNGVGHEMRHPLGVTMVGGLIVSQLLTLFTTPVIYLGFASLAQRFQAWRTAEAA, from the coding sequence ATGAACCCCTCACGTCCTTTCATCGAGCGGCCGGTCGCGACCTCGCTCTTGATGCTGGCCATCCTGCTGGCCGGCCTGCTGGCCTACCGGCTGCTGCCGCTGTCGGCCCTGCCCGAGGTCGACTACCCGACCATCCAGGTCACGACGCTCTACCCTGGCGCCAGCCCCGACGTCATCTCGACCACGGTCACCGCGCCGCTGGAGCGCCAGTTCGGCCAGATGCCCGGGCTGAACCAGATGACCAGCACCAGCTCCGGCGGTGCCTCGGTGATCACCTTGCGCTTCTCGCTCGGCCTGCAGCTCGACGTGGCCGAGCAGGAAGTGCAGGCCGCCATCAACGCCGGCAGCAACCTGCTGCCCAACGACCTGCCCATGCCCCCGGTCTACAGCAAGGTCAATCCGGCCGATGCGCCGGTGCTGACCCTGGCCGTGACCTCGCCTTCGCTGCCGGTGATCAAGGTCCATGACCTGGTCGAGAACCGGCTGGCGCCCAAGCTCAGCCAGGTCGATGGCGTGGGCCTGGTCAGCATCGCCGGCGGCCGCCGGCCTGCCGTGCGCATCCAGGCCAACCCCGGCACGCTGGCCGGGCTGGGCCTGTCGCTGGACGATGTGCGCAGCGCCATCGCCGCTTCCAACGTCAACCAGGCCAAGGGCAGCTTCGACGGCTCGCAGCGCGCCTCCACCATCGACGCCAACGACCAGCTGAAGTCGGCCGCCGAATACCAGAACCTGATCATTGCCTGGCGCAACGGCAATCCCTTGCGGCTGCGCGACGTGGCCAAGATAGTCGACGACGCCGAGAACCTGCGCCTGGCCGCCTGGGCCGACACCACGCCGGGCGTGATCCTGAACGTGCAGCGCCAGCCCGGCGCCAACGTGATCCAGACCGTGGACCGGGTGCGCGCCCTGCTGCCCAAGCTGCAGGCCACGCTGCCGGCCTCGATCGACGTGCAAGTGATCGCCGACCGCACGACCACGATACGCGCCTCGGTCGAGGACACGCAGATCGAGCTGCTGCTGGCCATCGCCCTGGTGGTAGCCGTGATCTTCGTCTTCCTGCGCAGCGGCAGCGCCACGCTGATCCCCAGCGTGGCCGTGCCGCTGTCCCTGGTCGGCACCTTCGGCGTGATGTACCTGGCCGGCTTCTCGATCAATAACCTGACCCTGATGGCCCTGACCATCTCGACCGGCTTCGTCGTGGACGATGCCATCGTGATGATCGAAAACATCGCGCGCAATCTCGAAGAGATGGAGCGCGATGTTTCGGCACAGGCTGACTTGGCCCCTGGCCAAGTCAAGGGCGCGGATGCGCCCGGCCGACGCCAGAACATCGTCATGCAAGCCGCGCTCAAGGGCAGCCAGCAGATCGGCTTCACCATCATCTCGCTGACCGTCTCGTTGATCGCCGTGCTGATCCCGCTGCTGTTCATGGGCGACGTGGTGGGCCGGCTGTTCCACGAGTTCGCCATCACCATGGCCGTGTCCATCCTGATCTCGGCCTTCGTCTCCTTGACGCTGACGCCGATGATGAGCGCGCGCCTGCTGCGCCCCGAGCGCGAGCACAAGCACAGCCGCTTCGGCGCCTGGTTCGGCCAGGCCTTCGAGGACCTGATCGCCGCCTACGGTCGCGCCCTGAACTGGGTGCTGGACCGGCCGGTGGCCACGCTCCTGACCTTCGTTGCCACCGTGGCCCTGACCGGCATCCTCTACATGGCCGTGCCCAAGGGCTTCTTCCCGGTGCAAGACACCGGCCTGGTCCAGGTGATCACCGAGGCCACGCAGGACAGCTCGTTCGAGGCCATGAGCCTGCGCCAGCAGAAGCTGGCCGAGGTGATCCTGCAGGACCCGGACGTGGACCATCTGGCCTCCTTCATTGGCGTGGACGGCCAGAACGCGACCTTGAACACCGGCCGCATGCAGCTGACGCTCAAGCCCCACGCGGAGCGCAAGGCCTCGGCCACCGAGATCATCCAGCGGCTCTCGCAGGCCACCTCGCGCATTCCCGGCATCACGGCCTACATGCAGCCGGTGCAGGACCTGACCATCGAGGACCGGGTCTCCAAGACCCAGTACCAGTTCCTGCTCAGCTCGCCCGACATGGGCGACCTGAACCGCGCCACCACGCAGATGGTGGAGCGGCTGAAGCAGCTGCCGCAGCTGGCCGACGTGGCGACCGACCTGCAGGACCAGGGCCTGCAGGCCTTCGTCGAGATCGACCGCGAGTCGGCCGGCCGCCTGGGCGTCAGCGTGGCCGCCATAGACACGGCGCTGTACAACGCCTTCGGCCAGCGCCTGATCTCGACCATCTACACCCAGAGCAGCCAGTACCGCGTGGTGCTGGAGGCAGCGCCGGAATTCCGCCGCGGCCCGCGCGCTCTGGAAGGCCTTTACGTGGCCGGCTCGACCAGCTCGCCCACCGGCGGCACGGTCTCGGCCCAGGTGCCGATCAGCTCGGTGGCCCGCGTGGTCGAGCGGCCGGCGGCCCTGGCCATCAACCATGTGGCCCAGTTCCCCTCGGCCACCGTGTCCTTCAACCTGGCGCCGGGAGCAGCCCTTGGCGACGCGGTCGATGCGATCAAGGCCGAGCAGGCCAAGCTGGAATTGCCGCTGAGCGTGGAGACAAGCTTCCAGGGCGCGGCCGAGGCCTTCCGCTCCTCGCTGTCCAGCACCTTGATGCTGATCCTGGCGGCCGTGGTCACCATGTACATCGTGCTGGGCGTGCTCTACGAGAGCTACATCCACCCGGTCACGATTCTCTCGACCCTGCCCTCGGCCGGCGTCGGTGCCCTGCTGGCCCTGCTGGCGGCCCGGCTGGACCTGGGCATCGTGGGCATCATCGGCATCGTGCTCTTGATCGGCATCGTCAAGAAGAACGCCATCATGATGATCGACTTCGCGCTGGAGGCCGAACGCGATGGCGGCATGGCGCCTCGCGAGGCGATCCACAAGGCCTGTTTGCTGCGCTTCCGTCCCATCCTGATGACCACGCTGGCCGCCCTGCTGGGCGCCCTGCCGCTGATGCTGGGCAATGGCGTGGGCCATGAGATGCGCCATCCGCTGGGCGTGACCATGGTCGGCGGCCTGATCGTCAGCCAGCTGCTGACCCTGTTCACCACGCCGGTGATCTACCTGGGCTTTGCGTCGCTGGCGCAGCGCTTCCAGGCCTGGCGTACGGCCGAGGCGGCATGA